From the Gloeocapsa sp. PCC 73106 genome, one window contains:
- the ctaD gene encoding cytochrome c oxidase subunit I → MTNLSSRETVTSQTGNPESWRRFFSFSTDHKVIGIQYIVTAFFFFLVGGFFAMIMRGELITPESDLLDRQVYNSMFTMHGTVMLFLWTFPVLAGLSNYLVPLMIGARDMAFPRLNAVAFWMVPVFGVILMTSFLVPGGTAQSGWWSYPPVSLQNPTGNLINGQFLWILAVAISGVSSILGAVNIVTTIIRMRSPGMTFFRMPIFVWTVLSAQTIQLFGLPALTAGAVMLLFDLTVGTSFFNPANGGDPVLYQHFFWFYSHPAVYVIILPVFGIFSEVFPVYARKPLFGYKVVAISSLVIVVLSAMVWVHHMFASGTPGWMRMLFMFSSMLISVPTGVKVFAWVGTIWGGKIRLTSAMLFALGGLVMFVFSGITGVMLAAVPVDIHVNNTYFVVGHFHYVIYGATVMGIYAAFYHWFPKMTGRMYNEGLGKLHFALTFIGANLNFFPMHPLGLQGMPRRVASYDPEFAFWNVIASLGAFLLGMSTLPFILNMVGSCIQGEKAPKNPWRAIGIEWLISSPPSHENFEELPIVVAEPYGYGKSEPLVANADALEGGNHYELKSN, encoded by the coding sequence ATGACTAATCTTTCCTCAAGGGAAACAGTTACTTCCCAAACCGGTAACCCTGAAAGCTGGAGACGTTTCTTCAGTTTTAGCACCGACCATAAAGTGATTGGTATTCAGTATATTGTTACCGCTTTTTTCTTCTTCCTAGTGGGCGGTTTTTTTGCCATGATTATGAGGGGAGAATTAATTACCCCAGAATCAGATCTATTGGATCGCCAGGTCTATAACTCTATGTTTACTATGCACGGGACGGTTATGCTGTTCTTGTGGACCTTTCCGGTGCTGGCTGGGTTATCTAATTATCTCGTTCCTCTGATGATTGGGGCGCGGGATATGGCGTTTCCCCGGTTGAATGCTGTGGCTTTCTGGATGGTGCCCGTTTTTGGTGTTATTTTAATGACCAGCTTTTTAGTTCCAGGAGGAACAGCACAATCGGGTTGGTGGTCTTATCCTCCAGTTAGTCTACAAAATCCTACGGGTAATCTGATTAATGGTCAGTTTCTCTGGATCTTAGCAGTGGCAATATCTGGGGTTTCATCGATTCTGGGGGCGGTTAATATTGTCACTACAATTATACGGATGCGATCGCCTGGGATGACTTTCTTCCGGATGCCTATTTTTGTCTGGACCGTTTTGAGCGCTCAAACGATTCAATTATTTGGTTTACCCGCTCTCACCGCAGGTGCAGTCATGCTACTGTTTGATTTAACGGTGGGGACTAGCTTTTTTAACCCTGCCAACGGAGGCGATCCTGTACTCTACCAACATTTTTTCTGGTTCTATTCACATCCTGCGGTTTACGTAATTATCCTACCGGTTTTTGGCATTTTTTCGGAAGTTTTCCCAGTTTATGCGCGTAAACCCCTGTTTGGTTATAAGGTAGTCGCGATTTCCTCTCTGGTAATTGTTGTTTTAAGCGCGATGGTTTGGGTACATCATATGTTTGCTAGTGGTACTCCAGGCTGGATGCGAATGCTGTTTATGTTCTCATCGATGCTGATTTCTGTGCCAACGGGCGTCAAAGTCTTTGCCTGGGTAGGAACGATTTGGGGAGGTAAAATTAGACTCACTAGTGCTATGCTTTTTGCCCTCGGTGGGTTAGTGATGTTTGTATTTTCTGGTATCACAGGAGTCATGTTGGCCGCTGTACCAGTAGATATTCACGTGAACAATACCTATTTTGTCGTGGGTCACTTTCATTATGTAATCTACGGAGCTACGGTTATGGGGATTTATGCCGCCTTTTACCATTGGTTTCCGAAAATGACGGGTCGAATGTACAACGAAGGATTAGGAAAACTGCACTTTGCACTGACTTTTATTGGTGCTAATCTGAATTTCTTCCCCATGCACCCCTTGGGATTACAAGGAATGCCGCGCCGAGTTGCCTCTTACGACCCAGAATTTGCTTTTTGGAACGTTATCGCTAGTCTTGGGGCTTTTCTGTTGGGAATGTCTACACTACCGTTTATTCTAAATATGGTCGGTTCCTGTATACAAGGAGAAAAAGCACCAAAGAATCCCTGGCGAGCGATCGGTATAGAATGGCTAATATCGTCTCCACCGTCTCATGAGAATTTTGAAGAGTTACCGATAGTGGTCGCTGAACCCTATGGTTATGGTAAATCTGAACCTTTGGTAGCTAATGCTGATGCTTTAGAAGGAGGTAATCACTATGAACTCAAGTCAAACTGA
- a CDS encoding DUF2231 domain-containing protein, producing the protein MLDYLPPLNEHNLPYPDTMHPIVVHFVIAMVLFAVLCDLIGYFTKNPRLYEVSWWNLFFATISIFIAVIFGQIEAGLAQPYPAAVDILSLHTLIGWSLSGILAGITAWRYIIRSRNPKVLPIPFLGAGLVLAGIVFFQVYLGDLLVWVYGLHTVEVVKATREGFFQ; encoded by the coding sequence ATGTTAGATTATCTTCCTCCTCTTAATGAGCACAATTTACCCTATCCCGATACAATGCATCCCATCGTAGTCCATTTTGTGATTGCGATGGTATTATTTGCAGTTTTATGTGACCTGATCGGTTACTTCACTAAGAATCCTCGTCTGTATGAGGTAAGCTGGTGGAATTTATTTTTTGCGACTATTTCCATCTTTATCGCAGTTATTTTCGGACAAATTGAAGCAGGTTTAGCACAACCATACCCTGCGGCTGTAGATATCTTAAGTTTACATACTTTGATTGGTTGGTCTTTGTCGGGAATTTTAGCTGGGATCACAGCGTGGCGCTATATCATTCGTTCTCGCAACCCTAAAGTATTACCTATACCCTTTTTGGGTGCGGGTTTAGTTTTAGCGGGTATAGTGTTCTTTCAAGTTTATCTAGGTGACTTGCTAGTATGGGTATATGGATTACATACAGTTGAAGTAGTAAAAGCAACAAGAGAAGGGTTCTTTCAATGA
- a CDS encoding GMC oxidoreductase, translating into MIIDDQYYDVIIIGTGAGGGTIAYKLAPTGKRILILERGDFMPLEEQNRTNVDIFKRERYHAPEQWYDGVGEPFSPQMNYAIGGNTKIYAAVLQRRREQDFEEVQHQSGVSPAWCLKYADFEPYYSQAEQLYKVHGELNGDPTEPLHSQDYPFGAIAQEPQITTIGQAIAQAGLHPSTLPLGLTRQVDDPTNDSEVSGIIPSLQHTNVTLKTKAKVTCLHTNPSGSLVKGVEAEIEGQSYLFMGDLIVLACGAVNSAALLLKSANDPHPQGLANGSEQVGRNLMKSLMTAVVQLSKKPNSGTFLRTIYVHDFYWGDEDFPYPMGNIQNTGGLLGDIIFAEAPPMFSLMAKFMPGFGLKQLATRSIGWWIQTEDLPDENNRVSIEGDKLSVHYTPNNLEAHDRLVYRWIEVLKGVEKDLDDFQGGIMHPRSEVPLQVMANQCGTCRFGDDPATSVLNRDCRTHELDNLYVVDGSFFPSNASVSPALTIIANALRVGDHLIQRLG; encoded by the coding sequence ATGATTATTGACGACCAATATTACGATGTGATCATTATCGGTACGGGTGCAGGAGGCGGGACGATCGCCTATAAACTGGCGCCGACGGGTAAGAGGATTTTGATTCTAGAAAGGGGCGATTTTATGCCTTTAGAGGAACAGAATCGCACTAATGTGGATATTTTTAAGCGAGAACGTTATCACGCTCCAGAACAGTGGTACGACGGTGTGGGAGAACCATTTTCGCCTCAAATGAATTATGCGATCGGTGGTAATACGAAAATTTACGCGGCAGTTTTACAAAGAAGGCGAGAACAAGATTTTGAAGAGGTACAACATCAATCTGGAGTTTCTCCAGCATGGTGTCTCAAATACGCAGATTTTGAACCCTATTACTCTCAAGCTGAACAGCTCTATAAGGTTCACGGGGAATTAAATGGGGATCCGACAGAACCACTTCACAGTCAAGATTATCCTTTTGGGGCGATCGCACAAGAACCCCAGATTACCACTATTGGACAAGCGATCGCACAAGCGGGTTTACATCCATCTACCCTTCCTTTGGGATTAACGCGTCAAGTTGACGATCCCACCAATGATTCAGAAGTCAGTGGTATTATTCCCTCGTTGCAACATACCAACGTGACCTTAAAAACAAAAGCGAAGGTAACTTGTTTGCATACCAACCCATCGGGTTCCTTAGTTAAGGGTGTCGAAGCAGAAATTGAAGGACAGTCTTATCTATTCATGGGAGATCTGATTGTGCTCGCTTGTGGTGCGGTTAACTCAGCCGCTTTACTGTTAAAATCTGCCAATGATCCCCATCCTCAAGGACTCGCCAACGGTTCGGAACAAGTAGGTCGTAATTTGATGAAAAGTCTGATGACGGCGGTAGTGCAACTAAGTAAAAAGCCAAATTCTGGTACTTTTCTGAGAACTATTTATGTTCACGATTTCTATTGGGGAGACGAGGATTTTCCCTACCCCATGGGGAACATTCAAAATACAGGTGGATTACTAGGGGATATTATTTTTGCTGAAGCTCCCCCTATGTTTTCTTTAATGGCAAAATTTATGCCAGGATTTGGTCTCAAGCAATTAGCAACCCGGTCAATCGGTTGGTGGATACAAACGGAAGATTTACCCGATGAGAATAATCGCGTATCTATAGAAGGTGATAAGCTGTCAGTGCACTATACTCCCAATAATCTGGAAGCCCATGATCGCCTAGTTTATCGTTGGATTGAGGTGTTAAAAGGTGTTGAAAAAGACCTGGATGATTTTCAAGGTGGGATTATGCACCCTCGCAGTGAAGTTCCCCTTCAGGTAATGGCTAATCAATGTGGAACCTGTCGTTTTGGGGATGATCCCGCTACCTCTGTTCTGAATCGGGATTGCCGTACTCACGAGTTAGATAATCTTTACGTGGTCGATGGTAGTTTTTTCCCTTCTAACGCGAGTGTGAGTCCTGCTTTAACGATTATCGCTAATGCACTGCGAGTAGGCGATCATCTAATTCAACGATTAGGATAA
- a CDS encoding DUF2231 domain-containing protein: MNSNLIEQVNDQLGANGLPYPLALHPNLVHLTLGLFIAAIAFDMVGVFYPVEKQILKVLSISASRTNFFDVGWYNMLAAAIITFFTVATGFYEIMLAEPPTDVVSAWGLKAMETMLWHGIGGVILLFLIVLMTVWRGLQRFIWRKDRVVQVQWTYLLAGLGIFALMFAHGTLGAHLAADFGVHISADRLLRAGENPNILLK, from the coding sequence ATGAATTCTAATTTAATCGAGCAAGTTAATGACCAATTGGGAGCTAATGGCTTGCCTTATCCTCTGGCGCTGCATCCCAATCTAGTACATTTGACCCTGGGCTTATTTATCGCGGCGATCGCTTTTGACATGGTTGGAGTTTTCTATCCAGTGGAAAAGCAAATTTTAAAAGTTCTCTCTATTTCTGCCAGTAGAACCAACTTCTTTGATGTGGGTTGGTACAATATGCTGGCGGCAGCTATCATAACCTTTTTTACCGTTGCCACGGGTTTTTATGAGATTATGCTAGCAGAGCCTCCCACAGATGTGGTCAGTGCTTGGGGCTTAAAGGCAATGGAAACGATGCTATGGCACGGAATTGGTGGTGTTATCCTCTTGTTTTTAATTGTACTGATGACGGTGTGGAGGGGATTACAAAGATTTATCTGGCGTAAAGATCGAGTTGTACAAGTACAATGGACTTATTTACTAGCAGGATTGGGGATTTTTGCGCTAATGTTCGCTCACGGGACCTTAGGGGCCCATTTAGCTGCAGATTTTGGAGTACATATCAGCGCCGATCGCCTGTTGAGGGCCGGTGAAAATCCAAATATATTGTTGAAATAG
- a CDS encoding heme-copper oxidase subunit III — MNSSQTDSSVHSSHDEAGNSMFGFIVFLLSESVIFLSFFVGYIVYKTTTSDWLPFGVEGLEIREPAINTVVLVSSSFVIYIAEKYLHVKNLWGFRAFWLLTMVMGSYFLYGQAVEWRGLPFGFTDGVFGGSFYLLTGFHGLHVLTGVLLQSIMLGRSFIPGNYQKGEFGVAATSIFWHFVDVIWIILFLLIYIWQ, encoded by the coding sequence ATGAACTCAAGTCAAACTGATTCATCTGTTCACTCGAGTCATGATGAAGCTGGAAATAGTATGTTTGGCTTCATCGTCTTTTTACTCTCGGAAAGCGTCATCTTCCTTAGTTTTTTCGTTGGATATATCGTCTATAAAACTACCACCTCTGACTGGCTTCCTTTTGGAGTGGAGGGTTTGGAAATCAGAGAACCGGCGATTAATACCGTAGTGTTGGTTTCTAGTAGCTTTGTTATTTATATCGCTGAAAAATATCTTCATGTAAAAAATCTGTGGGGATTTCGGGCATTTTGGCTGTTGACTATGGTGATGGGAAGTTATTTTCTCTACGGTCAAGCGGTAGAATGGCGTGGTTTACCTTTTGGTTTTACCGATGGTGTGTTCGGGGGTAGTTTTTATTTATTGACCGGATTTCACGGTTTGCACGTCTTAACAGGGGTGTTGCTCCAATCGATTATGTTAGGACGTTCTTTTATTCCAGGTAACTATCAAAAAGGTGAATTTGGTGTGGCGGCTACTTCGATATTTTGGCACTTTGTTGATGTAATTTGGATTATTTTGTTCTTGCTAATTTATATCTGGCAATAA
- a CDS encoding GtrA family protein, translated as MIIPALERQPSVKLSLVILSPHSLTDLLDIMLPGNYELISDWHRAQGEILGIIDGDLKPHILRKLLEEIEKGADLSFISLNPPLLSPLARSLGVIILPEVINRVRDPLSRVFLVRREAIAGKKITPVGAQMLLEVIAKGEIRRLVEVNDSKQKHRGKVHYLHYFRHLIRLRLTLSARFVRFCVVGIAGVVVDMGALFLLSDPLLFNLPVTISKIIASELGIIHNFLWNDSWTFRDIARQQPGIGNKFKRLLKFNFVCLTGLIISVVVFYLLYHYLGLGKYLANFLAIAVVTFWNFWLHSKLSWRVKK; from the coding sequence ATGATTATTCCTGCTCTAGAGCGACAACCCTCTGTTAAACTTTCTCTAGTAATTCTGTCCCCTCATTCCTTAACTGATTTGCTCGATATTATGCTACCGGGTAATTACGAGTTGATTTCTGATTGGCACAGAGCACAAGGAGAAATCTTAGGGATAATTGACGGGGATTTAAAGCCTCATATTTTGCGTAAACTGCTTGAAGAGATAGAAAAGGGTGCAGATTTGTCTTTTATCAGTCTAAATCCGCCTTTGTTATCTCCATTAGCTCGAAGTTTGGGAGTAATTATCTTACCAGAGGTAATTAATCGTGTTAGGGATCCTCTCAGTCGTGTTTTCCTGGTGCGACGAGAGGCGATCGCAGGTAAAAAAATTACTCCTGTGGGTGCTCAAATGCTTCTAGAAGTAATCGCTAAGGGTGAGATCCGTCGTCTTGTAGAAGTGAATGATTCTAAGCAAAAACATCGAGGTAAAGTTCACTATTTACACTATTTTCGCCATTTAATTAGGTTACGTTTGACTCTATCGGCTCGATTTGTGCGCTTTTGCGTGGTGGGAATTGCGGGAGTGGTGGTAGATATGGGGGCGCTTTTTCTGCTGAGCGATCCTCTACTGTTTAATTTACCTGTAACCATAAGTAAAATAATCGCTTCTGAGTTGGGTATTATTCATAATTTTCTTTGGAATGATTCTTGGACTTTTCGCGATATTGCTCGTCAACAACCAGGAATCGGTAATAAGTTTAAACGCTTACTCAAGTTTAATTTTGTCTGTTTAACTGGTTTAATTATTAGTGTCGTAGTCTTTTATTTACTTTATCATTATCTGGGTTTAGGCAAATATCTCGCTAATTTCCTGGCGATCGCTGTTGTTACTTTTTGGAATTTTTGGCTACACTCTAAATTAAGTTGGCGAGTCAAAAAGTAG
- a CDS encoding cytochrome c oxidase subunit II encodes MNTPTVAILVISTIILTVISWWVGQQAYSWLPPQASAESILIDNLFSFMVTVGTFIFLGVVIAITYAVLFKRAGKYDLSDGPPIEGNVPLEIVWTVIPLVLVIGIATYSYQIYDRISIVGPMEHIHMAREIETTPGVERIEVLSRQWAWEFHYPEQKVTSTELHLPNNKRIRLVLRSEDVIHGLYIPAFRLKQDIIPNRVIDFEFTPIREGRYRLRDSQYSGTYFAAMQTDVVVESSEAFERWLETSAKEPPRISYNQAFEEYTKQDKTAAKTIIPASPPIVNYSGSKLNY; translated from the coding sequence ATGAATACTCCGACAGTTGCAATTTTGGTCATCAGTACAATCATTCTGACCGTTATTAGTTGGTGGGTGGGACAACAAGCTTACTCTTGGCTCCCTCCACAAGCTTCGGCTGAATCGATTCTCATCGACAATCTATTTAGCTTCATGGTGACGGTGGGAACGTTTATTTTTCTAGGAGTGGTAATTGCTATTACTTATGCGGTTTTATTTAAGCGCGCGGGTAAATACGACTTGAGTGATGGACCTCCTATTGAAGGAAACGTTCCTTTGGAAATTGTTTGGACGGTGATTCCCCTTGTTTTAGTGATTGGAATCGCCACTTACAGTTATCAAATCTACGACCGGATCTCGATTGTGGGACCAATGGAGCACATTCATATGGCTAGGGAAATCGAAACTACCCCAGGAGTAGAAAGAATTGAAGTTTTATCCCGTCAATGGGCTTGGGAATTTCATTATCCTGAGCAAAAAGTAACCAGTACAGAACTACATTTACCCAATAATAAGCGAATCAGACTCGTGCTGCGATCAGAAGACGTGATCCATGGATTGTACATTCCAGCATTTCGACTCAAGCAAGATATTATCCCCAATAGGGTAATAGACTTTGAATTTACCCCCATCCGTGAGGGAAGATATCGCTTAAGAGACTCTCAGTATAGCGGTACTTACTTTGCGGCAATGCAGACAGATGTGGTAGTAGAATCGTCTGAAGCCTTTGAAAGGTGGCTGGAAACCTCTGCTAAGGAACCGCCTAGGATATCTTACAACCAAGCTTTTGAAGAATATACCAAACAAGATAAAACAGCGGCAAAAACGATCATTCCAGCTTCACCTCCAATCGTCAACTACTCTGGTTCAAAACTAAATTACTAA
- a CDS encoding ISL3 family transposase: MKKIFTKLLGIPEIVVEDSKEIDNTIILTVKASIKKGICPRCGQVSHRLHQNKYHLVKDLPISGKEVILKVNRRQFKCDTCQKPFSEKLNFVGEKKNFTKRYAEKITEQVIHSDVKNVALSNRLTDEQVWSMVIFITKSMKPINLDNLKRLGIDEISLVKGQGKFIVVLVDLEKHKLIGLVSSRTQSEIRKTMEGWGEKVLSKIEEVSIDMTGNYKSLVKKICPNAEITIDRFYVTKKIHEELNQARIEQKKTAETLNAKERAKLFTSLKGSKYTLLKKEENLSEKQKEKLEQAKEASPLIEIMHNLKEEFGKIFDESKSLGEGTLRLIDWLKKAEKYYRQSVKTIKRWLVEIVGYFESKTTSGVVEGINNKLKLIKRCAFGFNNFKNFEIRALLNWHFYKNLAY, translated from the coding sequence ATGAAAAAAATTTTCACAAAACTACTAGGTATCCCAGAAATTGTAGTAGAAGACAGCAAAGAAATTGATAATACTATAATATTAACCGTAAAAGCTTCAATTAAAAAAGGGATTTGTCCTCGTTGTGGTCAAGTAAGTCATAGACTTCACCAAAATAAATATCATTTAGTAAAAGATTTACCTATTAGTGGTAAAGAAGTAATTCTTAAAGTAAATAGAAGACAGTTCAAATGTGATACTTGTCAAAAGCCGTTTAGTGAAAAGTTAAATTTTGTAGGAGAAAAGAAAAATTTTACGAAAAGATATGCCGAAAAAATTACAGAACAAGTAATTCATAGTGATGTTAAAAATGTGGCTTTAAGTAATAGATTAACAGATGAACAAGTCTGGTCAATGGTAATATTCATAACTAAGTCAATGAAGCCAATAAATTTAGATAATTTAAAAAGATTAGGAATAGATGAAATAAGTTTAGTGAAAGGACAAGGAAAATTTATAGTAGTTTTAGTGGATTTAGAGAAACATAAATTGATAGGATTAGTTTCATCAAGAACTCAGTCAGAAATAAGAAAAACAATGGAAGGATGGGGAGAAAAAGTATTAAGTAAGATAGAAGAAGTAAGCATAGATATGACGGGCAATTATAAGTCGTTAGTGAAAAAAATATGTCCAAACGCCGAGATAACAATAGATAGATTTTATGTAACTAAAAAAATTCATGAAGAATTAAATCAAGCAAGAATAGAACAAAAAAAGACGGCAGAAACATTAAACGCAAAAGAAAGAGCTAAATTATTTACAAGCCTAAAAGGAAGTAAATATACACTGCTAAAAAAAGAAGAAAATTTATCAGAAAAACAAAAAGAAAAGTTAGAACAAGCGAAAGAAGCTTCACCATTAATAGAAATAATGCACAATCTTAAAGAAGAATTTGGCAAAATATTTGACGAAAGTAAAAGTTTAGGAGAAGGAACACTACGATTAATAGATTGGCTCAAAAAAGCCGAAAAATACTATCGTCAAAGTGTTAAGACAATAAAAAGATGGTTGGTGGAAATAGTAGGCTATTTTGAAAGTAAAACAACCAGTGGGGTAGTGGAGGGAATTAATAACAAATTAAAATTGATAAAAAGATGTGCATTTGGCTTTAATAATTTTAAGAACTTTGAAATAAGAGCTCTACTCAATTGGCATTTTTATAAAAATTTAGCATACTAA